One window of Lytechinus variegatus isolate NC3 chromosome 2, Lvar_3.0, whole genome shotgun sequence genomic DNA carries:
- the LOC121407938 gene encoding uncharacterized protein LOC121407938: MSDIPKTAGAAAPDVRPEDSASNCGRSITSSVTSSRARRDAAAKKAALMAQAQLLQEQQALELQTLQLQQRMAELKLKSQIASAEAEEKVYRASEDKSGLPDNLPSGIQSANDDTLPYPRPDTSESMMKIIHEGQQQQRRLIESVTLPQADLMKYDGNPLRYWEFWRAFENSVDKTAVDDSAKLTRLFHFCTGEAHKLLQACMVMDPTVGYKKAKQMLKERFGNPYKIADAWIQRVTQATKIEPNNKKALQDLADELHICIQTLDAMGYKSELSPQNVILRIVERLPFFLRDRWLKVVANIRKQNRLPQIEDLLSFIQETSAQQNDPVYGRLTDLKPGSKDQSKSYPKKTWDKKVSKTQGRSSYSTSSSPVPVNVKPCLICQEKHTLFGCDRFKKMPPEKRLQFAKEKRLCFNCLRPGHMLSACNLNRTCSVEGCGRKHTKFLHQTKKAPSRAPDNQVEDPPQNQEGQLTSDGASNGYVDSDATGAGKRSVLPIVPVRVQSDGKNFIQTYALLDTGSTHSFCTEALAHHLGARGRSHQLRLTTMVKRDDHIDTSVVSLVVDSGPSTDRIYLPHVCTRKRLNIQNSHMACREDIINLPYLKGIDIPLAGEHEVGLLIGQDTPRALIPLEVRKGDKGPYAVRTALGWSLHGPIASRGRCDASTNFIQGDTSLDEQVQKFWKLEDENSLFDDERGMSFNDRKAVNIWEDTITLDNGHYQLAIPFKERPPSLQDNRCIAEHRLQTLGRRLERDTHLHEKYKEGISDLLQKGYAEEVSESDDQDQAVTWYIPHHPVFHPMKPGKVRIVFDCASKYKGQSLNDVVLQGPDLTNKLIGVLLRFRQERIAIIADIEAMFHQVRVPPEDRDVLRFLWWPGGNLEETPKAFRMCVHLFGGTWSPSCCNFAMRRTAEDNHGQCTSDAAKVVQRNFYVDDCLVSLQDEEKAVKLATELRMLLQKGGFRLAKWLSNNPRVLQTIPLEDRAKQVAGLDLNHEALPVERALGMRWDIEQDCFTYKINPKDKPSTRRGLLSVVSSVYDPLGYASPCVLQAKMILQELTRQKLYWDEPIPVEEAQKWKSWLDELPEMEEFEVNRCVKPHNFGKVTDYQLHNFADASEVAYGAMTYLMMTSEDGQVHCSLLMAKTRLAPLKKSTIPRLELMAATLATRMDTMIRRELDFPITKSTFWTDSMIVLNYIQNKDKRFHTFVSNRLAIIHNATEMDQWYHIDSTLNPADILSRGMPASQLKESSRWLNGPEFLQLPQEFWPTFPNEKQGIDDDDPEVKRTKGMHNFASSCDHEDCIDKLITHFSDWTRLRRAIAWWLRLKKVLQEKVKKTTPIQDRGKTLSAKEIEGAEKVIFQYVQSHAFSEELSVIRDSGNSVPKVTKGSRLYKLDAVYQDGLLRVGGRLRHAMIPSEAKHQVILPKKHHVTSLLVRHTHHRVGHQGLNHVLAEIRQRYWILGAGVVVRSMLKKCVNCRKYQARLGKQKMSDLPSFRLEATKPAFTNVGMDYFGPFDIKCGRSTRKRYGVVFTCMTSRAIHIEVAESLETSSCIDAIRRMISRRGPIKKLFSDNGTNLVGAQAELKRALKEWNEDEILHFTANQGIEWTFNPPTASHQGGVWERQIRTIRKILHAILTEQYLRTCQSEEQLHTLMCEVEAIINSRPLTRVSDDPDDLEVLTPNSLLLMKQVTAPPPGRFTGTDVYARKRWRQMQHLSDLFWKRWLREYLPALQQRQRWQQPERNLQIGDVVLIADEMAPRCSWLMGRVLETHPDKQGYVRSVKVKTATSTFIRPVTKLCLLLEQEI, encoded by the coding sequence ATGAGTGACATTCCAAAGACAGCTGGGGCTGCGGCACCCGATGTCAGACCTGAAGATTCTGCAAGCAACTGTGGTCGAAGTATTACAAGCTCTGTGACCAGCAGCAGGGCAAGGAGAGATGCAGCTGCGAAAAAGGCTGCTCTGATGGCTCAAGCTCAATTGTTGCAGGAGCAACAGGCATTGGAACTACAGACTTTGCAATTACAGCAACGGATGGCTGAGCTGAAGCTGAAATCGCAGATTGCTAGTGCTGAAGCAGAGGAGAAGGTGTATAGAGCATCTGAGGACAAATCAGGATTACCAGATAATCTTCCTTCAGGCATTCAGTCAGCTAATGATGATACCCTGCCATATCCTCGTCCTGACACATCAGAGTCGATGATGAAGATTATTCATGAAGGTCAGCAGCAACAGAGAAGGCTGATAGAATCTGTCACACTACCTCAAGCTGATTTGATGAAATACGATGGCAACCCCTTGAGGTATTGGGAATTTTGGAGAGCCTTTGAAAACAGTGTGGACAAGACTGCAGTAGATGATTCTGCTAAGCTGACACGCCTGTTTCATTTCTGCACTGGTGAGGCTCATAAGTTGTTACAAGCCTGCATGGTAATGGATCCCACTGTTGGTTATAAGAAAGCCAAGCAGATGTTGAAAGAACGATTTGGCAACCCTTACAAGATAGCAGATGCTTGGATTCAAAGAGTTACTCAAGCTACAAAGATTGAGCCCAACAATAAGAAGGCTCTGCAAGATCTAGCAGATGAACTTCATATTTGCATTCAAACGCTAGATGCTATGGGCTATAAGTCTGAGCTGTCACCCCAGAATGTCATCTTACGGATTGTCGAGAGACTTCCTTTCTTCTTGAGGGACCGATGGTTAAAGGTGGTAGCCAATATCAGGAAGCAGAACCGGCTGCCACAGATTGAGGACCTTTTATCTTTCATCCAGGAAACCTCAGCCCAACAGAATGATCCAGTATATGGACGACTGACTGATCTGAAGCCTGGATCCAAAGATCAGTCAAAATCGTATCCCAAGAAAACATGGGACAAGAAGGTATCTAAGACACAGGGGAGAAGCTCATACTCTACCTCTAGTAGCCCAGTTCCTGTGAACGTCAAGCCCTGTCTGATCTGTCAAGAAAAACATACACTTTTTGGCTGTGATCGATTCAAGAAAATGCCACCAGAAAAGAGACTCCAGTTTGCTAAAGAGAAGCGGTTATGTTTTAACTGCCTTCGTCCTGGTCATATGTTGTCAGCCTGCAACTTGAATAGAACTTGTTCTGTTGAAGGTTGTGGAAGGAAGCATACCAAGTTCCTTCATCAGACGAAGAAGGCACCATCAAGAGCACCTGACAATCAAGTCGAAGATCCCCCACAGAATCAGGAAGGACAATTAACAAGTGATGGGGCCTCTAATGGTTATGTAGACAGTGATGCTACAGGGGCCGGCAAGCGGAGTGTTCTTCCAATTGTTCCAGTAAGAGTGCAAAGTGATggcaagaattttattcagacgTATGCTCTGTTGGATACTGGATCAACCCATTCATTCTGTACAGAGGCATTAGCTCATCATCTGGGAGCTAGAGGAAGAAGTCATCAACTTCGCCTGACAACTATGGTTAAGAGAGATGATCACATTGACACATCAGTGGTCAGCCTTGTGGTAGACTCTGGGCCATCCACAGACCGGATTTATCTTCCTCATGTCTGTACTCGGAAGAGATTGAACATTCAGAATTCTCACATGGCCTGTAGAGAAGACATCATCAACTTGCCATATCTCAAAGGTATTGATATCCCATTGGCAGGGGAACATGAAGTTGGCTTACTGATTGGTCAAGATACTCCAAGAGCACTGATACCCTTAGAAGTACGCAAAGGAGACAAGGGACCTTATGCTGTTAGAACTGCTCTAGGGTGGTCACTTCATGGTCCGATCGCTTCAAGAGGGAGATGTGATGCCTCTACCAATTTCATTCAAGGAGACACCTCTCTTGATGAACAAGTCCAGAAGTTCTGGAAACTGGAGGATGAGAATTCCCTATTCGATGATGAGAGAGGTATGTCATTTAATGACAGGAAAGCAGTCAACATCTGGGAGGACACCATCACTTTGGACAATGGTCACTACCAACTAGCCATACCTTTCAAGGAACGCCCCCCTAGTCTTCAAGATAACCGTTGTATAGCGGAGCATCGACTTCAGACTCTTGGAAGAAGGCTAGAAAGAGACACCCATCTTCATGAAAAATACAAGGAAGGCATATCCGACCTCCTTCAGAAAGGATATGCAGAAGAAGTATCTGAATCAGACGACCAAGATCAAGCTGTTACCTGGTACATTCCTCATCATCCGGTATTCCACCCTATGAAACCAGGAAAGGTTCGCATAGTGTTTGACTGTGCTTCTAAGTATAAAGGACAATCGCTAAATGATGTTGTACTCCAGGGTCCtgatctcaccaacaaattgaTCGGGGTTCTCCTACGTTTTCGTCAAGAGAGAATTGCCATTATCGCCGATATAGAGGCAATGTTTCACCAGGTCAGAGTTCCCCCGGAAGATCGAGATGTACTCAGATTTTTATGGTGGCCTGGTGGAAACCTGGAAGAGACCCCCAAGGCATTTAGGATGTGTGTCCATCTGTTCGGCGGCACATGGAGCCCCAGTTGCTGTAACTTCGCTATGCGACGTACAGCTGAAGATAATCATGGACAGTGTACTAGTGATGCAGCCAAGGTGGTGCAAAGGAATTTCTATGTTGACGACTGCCTGGTGTCACTACAGGATGAGGAAAAGGCTGTCAAACTTGCTACAGAACTCAGAATGCTACTTCAGAAGGGAGGATTTCGACTGGCTAAGTGGCTAAGTAACAACCCAAGAGTCCTTCAGACTATCCCTTTGGAAGATCGGGCAAAACAAGTAGCAGGACTCGATCTTAATCATGAAGCCCTACCTGTTGAACGTGCTCTGGGTATGAGATGGGACATAGAGCAGGACTGCTTTACCTACAAGATCAACCCAAAGGACAAGCCTTCAACTCGACGAGGATTACTCAGTGTAGTATCTTCAGTCTATGATCCCCTAGGATATGCCAGTCCATGTGTGCTGCAAGCAAAGATGATCTTGCAGGAGCTAACAAGACAGAAGTTATACTGGGATGAACCCATTCCAGTTGAAGAGGCACAGAAATGGAAGTCTTGGTTGGATGAACTACCAGAGATGGAAGAATTTGAGGTTAACAGATGTGTAAAGCCTCATAACTTTGGTAAGGTAACAGATTACCAACTCCATAACTTTGCAGATGCCTCAGAAGTTGCTTATGGAGCTATGACATATCTAATGATGACAAGTGAAGATGGTCAAGTACATTGCAGTCTGCTAATGGCCAAGACACGTCTTGCTCCACTGAAGAAGTCAACCATACCACGACTTGAGTTAATGGCTGCTACCCTAGCAACAAGGATGGACACCATGATCAGAAGGGAACTGGACTTTCCTATCACCAAGTCAACATTTTGGACAGATAGCATGATAGTTTTGAATTACATTCAAAACAAAGATAAGAGGTTCCATACCTTTGTATCCAACAGGCTTGCTATCATTCACAATGCTACAGAGATGGATCAATGGTACCATATTGACTCAACCTTGAACCCAGCAGATATCCTTTCAAGGGGCATGCCTGCAAGTCAATTGAAGGAGAGTTCGAGATGGCTTAACGGACCAGAATTTCTTCAACTGCCACAAGAATTTTGGCCTACGTTTCCAAACGAGAAGCAAGGGATTGATGATGACGACCCTGAAGTAAAGAGGACAAAAGGAATGCATAATTTTGCATCAAGCTGTGATCATGAAGACTGCATTGACAAACTGATCACACACTTCTCGGATTGGACCAGGCTAAGAAGAGCAATTGCATGGTGGCTTAGACTGAAGAAAGTTCTCCAAGAGAAAGTGAAAAAGACGACACCAATCCAAGACAGAGGCAAAACCTTATCTGCCAAGGAAATTGAAGGTGCTGAAAAGGTCATTTTTCAGTATGTACAGAGTCATGCATTCTCAGAGGAGTTGAGTGTCATTAGGGATTCAGGTAATTCAGTCCCTAAAGTCACAAAAGGATCAAGACTGTACAAACTAGACGCAGTTTACCAAGATGGCCTGCTTCGAGTAGGAGGACGGTTAAGACATGCAATGATACCTAGTGAAGCCAAACACCAAGTAATATTGCCCAAGAAGCATCACGTGACTTCACTTCTTGTGAGACATACACATCACAGAGTTGGACACCAAGGACTGAATCATGTGTTGGCAGAGATACGACAAAGATATTGGATTCTTGGTGCTGGTGTTGTTGTAAGGAGCATGTTAAAGAAATGTGTTAACTGCCGCAAGTACCAGGCTAGACTCGGCAAGCAGAAGATGTCAGATCTCCCATCATTTAGACTTGAAGCTACCAAACCGGCCTTTACTAACGTAGGGATGGACTATTTTGGGCCATTCGACATTAAGTGTGGACGATCAACGAGAAAAAGGTATGGAGTTGTCTTCACCTGTATGACCAGTAGGGCAATCCATATAGAGGTAGCCGAGAGTCTTGAGACAAGCTCGTGTATCGATGCCATTCGTCGTATGATTAGCAGAAGAGGGCCTATCAAGAAATTGTTCTCAGACAATGGCACCAATTTAGTGGGAGCCCAGGCTGAACTGAAAAGAGCTCTGAAGGAATGGAATGAAGACGAAATCCTGCATTTCACTGCTAATCAAGGGATAGAGTGGACTTTCAACCCTCCCACTGCTTCACATCAAGGTGGTGTGTGGGAAAGACAAATTCGCACCATCAGGAAAATACTGCATGCTATTCTGACTGAGCAGTATTTAAGGACTTGTCAATCTGAGGAACAGCTTCATACACTGATGTGCGAGGTTGAGGCAATCATTAACAGCAGGCCTCTCACACGAGTCTCTGATGATCCAGATGATCTGGAAGTATTGACACCAAACAGTCTACTACTGATGAAACAGGTGACAGCGCCGCCTCCAGGTAGATTTACCGGGACAGATGTCTACGCCAGAAAACGATGGAGACAAATGCAGCATCTTTCTGATCTTTTCTGGAAGAGATGGCTACGCGAGTATTTACCAGCCTTACAACAGCGTCAACGATGGCAACAACCCGAACGCAACCTACAGATTGGGGATGTGGTCCTCATCGCAGACGAGATGGCGCCTAGGTGCTCCTGGCTTATGGGTCGCGTTCTTGAGACACATCCAGACAAACAAGGTTATGTGCGTAGTGTTAAGGTGAAGACAGCAACGTCTACATTCATCAGACCAGTCACCAAGCTGTGTTTGCTTTTGGAGCAGGAGATTTAG